In Gossypium hirsutum isolate 1008001.06 chromosome D06, Gossypium_hirsutum_v2.1, whole genome shotgun sequence, one genomic interval encodes:
- the LOC107902056 gene encoding methionine S-methyltransferase yields MTLEEFLKQCEQSGDGAFAALKSLLEKLEDPKTRTEARVFLSDLQSRVGSSDDCFHKYHFRIQDIYLDRSEGYQGRKKLTMMVIPSIFMPEDWSFTFYEGLNRHPDSIFKEMTVAELGCGNGWITIAIAEKWLPAKVYGLDINPRAVKVSCINLYMNAFDEKGQPIYDAEKKTLLDRVEFHESDLLSYCREHDIKLERIVGCIPQILNPNPEAMSKMITENASEEFLHSLSNYCALQGFLEDQFGLGLIARAVEEGIAVIKPTGILIFNMGGRPGQGVCRCLFERRGFRVTRLWQTKVLQAGDTDISALVEIEKNSPHRFEFFMGLSGDQPICARTAWAYGKAGGRISHGLSVYSCQLRQPNQVKVIFEFLRSGFQEISSSLDLSFEDDLVADEKIPFLAYLSSVLKENSCFPYEPPAGCKRFRNLIAGFMKTYHHIPLTSDKVVVFPSRTVAIENALRLFSPHLAIVDEHLTRNLPRKWLTSLAIETAENGLSDDVVTVIEAPRQSDLMIELIKRLKPQVVVTGIAHFEAVTSSAFVQLLDATGEIGSRLFLDISDHFELSSLPGTIGVLKYLSGTPLPSHAAIVCGLVKNQVYSDLEVAFVISEEEAILKALSKTVEILEGNTSLISQYYYGCIFHELLSFQLTDRHPHLERRSEKSKSVEVIGFATSAISVLSNAELSISDDGYPLVRMDVDQWFLPVPSPVKAAIFESFSRQNMTESEIDVTPCIKQFVQTEYGFPTDSGTEFIFSDCSQALLSKLVLCCIQEGGTMCFPAGSNGNYVSVAKFLKANTVHIPTNSERGFKLTEDILIKVLETMKKPWVYISGPTINPTGLLYSNQEMENILSACARFGARVVIDTSFSGLEFEYEGWGGWNLGSCLSKISSSGNPSFCVSLLGGLSLKLLSGALKFAFLALNEPILIEAFHSFPGLSKPHCTDKYTIKKLLSLREQKGGLLDVAMEQIRILENRAKCLKEVLENCGWDVLRPCAGVSMVAKPSFLGKAVKVNHSLKHTGSGEQDATYEIKLTDASLREAVAKTTGLCINSGSWTGIPGYCRFTIALEESEFEQALACLVKFKSIVDN; encoded by the exons ATGACTCTGGAGGAATTTTTGAAGCAGTGCGAGCAGTCAGGTGATGGTGCTTTCGCTGCCCTCAAATCGCTTCTGGAGAAGCTTGAGGATCCCAAGACCCGCACTGAAGCCCGGGTCTTCCTTTCGGATCTTCAATCCCGGGTCGGTTCCTCAGATGATTGCTTCCACAAATACCATTTCCGGATACAGGACATTTACTTGGATCGGTCTGAAG GCTATCAGGGAAGGAAGAAACTGACAATGATGGTGATCCCTAGCATTTTTATGCCAGAAGACTGGTCGTTTACCTTTTATGAAGGACTCAATAGACACCCAGATTCCATTTTCAAGGAAATGACAGTTGCTGAGCTTGGCTGTGGAAATGGATGGATAACTATAGCCATTGCTGAGAAATGGTTGCCTGCTAag GTTTATGGCCTCGATATAAATCCAAGAGCAGTGAAGGTTTCTTGCATAAACTTATACATGAATGCTTTTGATGAGAAAGGCCAACCGATATATGATGCAGAAAAGAAAACTTTACTGGATAGGGTGGAGTTTCATGAATCTGATCTGCTATCTTATTGTAGGGAACATGATATTAAACTTGAACGAATTGTTGGATGCATACCTCAG ATTCTTAATCCAAATCCAGAGGCCATGTCCAAAATGATCACGGAAAATGCAAGCGAGGAATTTCTACACTCTTTGAGTAATTATTGTGCACTTCAG GGTTTTCTTGAGGATCAATTTGGCTTAGGTCTGATTGCCAGGGCAGTTGAGGAAGGAATTGCTGTCATTAAACCTACAGGTATTTTGATCTTCAATATGGGAGGCCGTCCTGGACAAGGAGTTTGTAGATGCCTGTTTGAAAGACGGGGTTTCCGTGTCACCAGGCTTTGGCAAACCAAAGTTCTTCAG GCTGGGGACACTGATATTTCAGCCTTGGTTGAAATTGAGAAGAATAGTCCACACCGTTTTGAGTTCTTTATGGGGCTTTCTGGAGATCAACCTATTTGTGCTCGCACAGCATGGGCCTATGGAAAGGCTGGTGGCCGTATCTCTCATGGATTATCGGTTTACAGCTGTCAACTTCGTCAACCAAACCAG GTCAAGGTAATATTTGAATTTCTTAGAAGTGGCTTCCAAGAGATCAGTAGCTCTTTAGATTTATCTTTTGAAGATGATTTAGTTGCGGATGAGAAGATTCCATTCCTAGCCTATCTTTCCAGTGTTTTGAAAGAGAATTCCTGCTTCCCATATGAGCCACCAGCTGGATGCAAAAGATTTCGTAATCTAATTGCTGGCTTTATGAAAACTTACCACCATATTCCACTTACTTCTGAT AAAGTTGTTGTCTTTCCTTCAAGGACTGTGGCAATTGAGAATGCCCTTCGGCTGTTTTCCCCCCATCTTGCAATTGTTGATGAGCATTTGACTCGGAACTTACCCAGGAAATGGTTAACATCTTTGGCAATTGAG ACTGCAGAAAATGGACTGTCAGATGATGTAGTTACTGTCATTGAAGCACCACGCCAGTCAGATTTAATGATAGAGCTTATAAAAAGGCTGAAGCCACAGGTTGTGGTCACTGGGATAGCTCATTTTGAGGCTGTTACTAGTTCAGCCTTTGTGCAACTATTAGATGCCACCGGAGAAATTGGGTCTCGCCTTTTCTTAGACATATCTGATCACTTCGAATTATCCAGCCTTCCAGGTACCATTGGGGTACTAAAATATCTATCAGGAACTCCTTTGCCATCACATGCAGCAATCGTTTGTGGCCTGGTAAAGAATCAG GTTTATTCAGATTTAGAAGTTGCCTTCGTAATTTCAGAAGAAGAGGCCATCTTGAAGGCCTTGTCAAAAACTGTTGAAATACTTGAAGGGAATACCTCATTGATTAGCCAGTACTATTATGGTTGTATTTTTCATGAGCTTCTATCTTTTCAACTTACAGACAGACATCCACATCTAGAG AGGAGATCTGAAAAGTCCAAATCAGTTGAGGTGATTGGGTTTGCTACTTCTGCAATCTCTGTCCTTAGTAATGCTGAATTATCCATTTCTGATGATGGGTACCCCCTTGTACGTATGGATGTGGATCAGTGGTTCCTTCCGGTTCCTTCTCCGGTTAAGGCTGCTATCTTTGAAAGTTTTTCCCGGCAAAATATGACTGAGTCTGAAATTGATGTTACTCCTTGTATAAAGCAGTTTGTTCAGACCGAATATGGGTTCCCAACTGATAGTGGCACAGAATTTATATTTTCAGACTGCTCACAAGCTCTTTTGAGTAAACTGGTCCTTTGCTGCATCCAAGAAGGGGGAACTATGTGCTTTCCTGCTGGCTCAAATGGAAATTATGTTTCTGTTGCCAAATTTTTGAAAGCGAACACTGTACATATCCCCACAAACTCTGAGCGAGGCTTTAAGCTGACAGAGGATATACTCATTAAAGTGCTTGAGACTATGAAAAAGCCATGGGTATATATTTCTGGTCCAACAATCAACCCAACTGGCTTGCTTTACAGCAACCAAGAGATGGAAAACATTTTAAGTGCATGTGCAAGATTTGGGGCAAGAGTGGTGATTGATACTTCATTCTCAGGACTGGAATTCGAATATGAAGGTTGGGGTGGCTGGAATCTGGGGAGCTGTTTGTCAAAAATATCTTCCTCTGGCAACCCCTCTTTTTGTGTTTCTCTGCTTGGAGGGCTGTCTCTGAAACTGCTTAGTGGAGCACTCAAATTTGCCTTTCTGGCTCTAAATGAACCAATTCTAATTGAAGCATTTCATAGCTTTCCTGGCTTAAGCAAACCTCATTGTACAGATAAATATACAATCAAGAAGTTGTTGTCTCTGAGAGAGCAGAAAGGAGGTTTGTTGGATGTTGCTATGGAACAAATAAGAATTTTGGAAAACAGAGCGAAGTGTTTAAAAGAG GTCCTTGAAAACTGTGGCTGGGATGTGCTTAGACCCTGTGCTGGTGTTTCCATGGTGGCAAAGCCCTCTTTCCTCGGAAAGGCTGTAAAGGTCAACCATTCACTTAAACATACAGGCAGTGGTGAACAAGATGCCACctatgaaattaagctaactgaTGCATCCTTGAGGGAAGCCGTTGCCAAGACAACGGGCTTGTGCATCAACAGTGGATCATGGACTGGAATTCCAGGCTATTGTCGCTTCACCATTGCCTTGGAAGAGAGTGAATTTGAGCAAGCATTGGCTTGCCTAGTCAAATTTAAAAGCATAGTCGATAACTGA